From the Quercus lobata isolate SW786 chromosome 6, ValleyOak3.0 Primary Assembly, whole genome shotgun sequence genome, one window contains:
- the LOC115994574 gene encoding chalcone synthase 1, with protein sequence MVTVDEVRKLQRAEGPATVMAIGTATPPNCVDQSTYPDYYFRITNSEHKTELKEKFKRMCDKSMIKKRYMYLTEEVLKENPHVCEYMAPSLDARQDMVVVEVPRLGKEAATKAIKEWGQPKSKITHLVFCTTSGVDMPGADYQLTKLLGLRPSVKRLMMYQQGCFAGGTVLRLAKDLAENNKGARVLVVCSEITAVTFRGPSDTHLDSLVGQALFGDGAAAIIIGADPIPEVEKPLFELVSANQTILPDSDGAIDGHLREVGLTFHLLKDVPGLISKNIEKSLVESFQPLGISDWNSLFWIAHPGGPAILDQVELKLGLKPEKMRATRHVLSEYGNMSSACVLFILDEMRKKSKEDGLKTTGEGLEWGVLFGFGPGLTVETVVLHSVSA encoded by the exons atggtgactGTTGATGAAGTACGCAAACTTCAAAGGGCTGAGGGTCCTGCCACAGTCATGGCTATTGGAACTGCCACTCCTCCCAATTGTGTAGACCAAAGCACTTACCCTGACTACTACTTCCGCATCACCAATAGCGAGCACAAGACTGAGCTCAAAGAGAAATTCAAGCGCATGT GTGACAAATCCATGATAAAGAAGAGGTATATGTACTTGACAGAAGAGGTCCTAAAAGAAAACCCACATGTATGCGAATACATGGCACCTTCATTGGATGCAAGGCAAGACATGGTGGTTGTAGAAGTACCAAGGCTGGGCAAAGAAGCAGCCACAAAGGCCATCAAGGAATGGGGCCAGCCCAAGTCCAAGATTACCCACCTAGTCTTTTGCACCACTAGTGGTGTGGACATGCCTGGTGCTGATTACCAACTCACTAAGCTTTTGGGCCTACGCCCTTCAGTTAAGAGGCTCATGATGTACCAACAAGGTTGCTTTGCTGGTGGCACAGTTCTACGTTTAGCCAAAGACTTGGCTGAGAATAACAAGGGTGCTCGGGTACTTGTTGTGTGCTCTGAAATCACTGCAGTCACATTTCGTGGACCTAGTGATACCCACCTTGATAGTCTTGTGGGTCAGGCTTTATTTGGTGATGGTGCAGCTGCTATTATAATTGGGGCTGACCCAATTCCTGAGGTTGAGAAGCCTTTATTTGAATTGGTCTCTGCTAACCAAACCATTCTTCCTGATAGTGATGGAGCTATTGATGGGCATCTTCGTGAAGTTGGGCTTACATTTCATCTCCTTAAGGATGTTCCTGGCCTCATTTCAAAGAATATTGAGAAGAGCCTAGTTGAGTCATTCCAACCTTTGGGTATCTCTGATTGGAACTCCCTTTTCTGGATTGCACATCCTGGTGGGCCTGCCATCTTGGACCAAGTAGAGCTCAAATTGGGCCTCAAGCCCGAAAAGATGCGTGCCACACGTCACGTGCTTAGTGAGTATGGCAACATGTCAAGTGCTTGcgttttgtttattttggatgAAATGAGGAAGAAGTCTAAGGAAGATGGGCTCAAGACCACCGGTGAGGGGCTCGAGTGGGGTGTGCTATTTGGGTTCGGCCCTGGGCTCACCGTCGAGACTGTTGTGCTCCACAGCGTCTCGGCTTAA